In Desulfovibrio sp. X2, a single window of DNA contains:
- a CDS encoding histidinol dehydrogenase gives MNYEILTPLERCALPDGVFAAAYDVVDEADKAAFKRCIAAQYALFPPAESARFEVVERRAGFATFRAAWPLDWVCILLPATPVSPLKLLAALLPARTSGARAVAVVRPEHAVWEDGVLAALELAGQEDVFAASPAVWKRQCATLGKAGGAGLSMLLGTGNDAGEGLEPPSGGRLWLAPASRSLGVFCENKEAFDLASLARLHPDSTITAFGTPKRTKGVTCRAGSWEDFVGRDFDAAYVPAELLEEALSRFSLAFGTGGEAHWLWPGLTAATFTHSRLGLKDG, from the coding sequence ATGAACTACGAGATACTCACTCCACTTGAGCGTTGCGCGCTCCCGGACGGGGTCTTCGCCGCCGCCTACGACGTGGTCGACGAGGCCGACAAGGCGGCGTTCAAACGCTGCATCGCCGCCCAGTACGCCCTTTTCCCCCCGGCGGAATCCGCCCGTTTCGAGGTCGTCGAGCGACGAGCGGGATTTGCGACCTTCAGGGCCGCCTGGCCCCTGGACTGGGTCTGCATCCTACTGCCCGCGACCCCGGTCTCTCCGCTCAAGCTCCTGGCCGCGTTGCTTCCGGCCCGCACGAGCGGGGCACGGGCGGTTGCCGTGGTCAGGCCCGAGCATGCGGTATGGGAAGACGGAGTCCTGGCGGCTCTGGAACTGGCGGGGCAGGAGGACGTCTTTGCGGCCTCTCCTGCTGTCTGGAAGCGGCAGTGTGCGACTCTCGGCAAGGCTGGCGGGGCGGGCCTGTCCATGCTTCTCGGGACCGGGAACGATGCAGGGGAGGGGCTCGAGCCGCCTTCCGGAGGCCGACTCTGGCTGGCCCCGGCCAGCCGATCCCTGGGGGTGTTCTGCGAGAACAAGGAAGCCTTCGACCTCGCGTCCTTGGCTCGCCTGCATCCCGATTCGACCATCACCGCCTTCGGCACTCCGAAAAGGACCAAGGGCGTCACATGCCGCGCGGGCTCCTGGGAGGATTTCGTGGGTCGGGACTTCGACGCCGCCTACGTGCCCGCCGAACTGCTGGAAGAGGCGCTCTCGCGCTTCTCCCTGGCCTTCGGCACGGGAGGGGAAGCCCACTGGCTCTGGCCGGGCCTGACGGCCGCAACTTTCACGCACTCCCGCCTGGGACTGAAGGACGGGTAG
- a CDS encoding NAD(P)/FAD-dependent oxidoreductase, producing MKTFDAVVIGGGPAGMTAALYLLRSHLNVALVEKLSTGGQMLMTERIDNYPGFPEGIEAWELADRMAAQVKSWEHEESARFNDEVKAIEPGEELHKVLVGDEWIAGRVVLICSGAQYRRLGLPGEKELTGRGVSYCALCDGNFFRDKEVAVIGGGNSALEEALYLARLVKKLHLIHRRDDFRATKCYQNKCFVNPKMQILRSSVVLRILGETEVTGITLQDLKNGEIRDIPLDGVFIFVGFEPQGSAFFPESLQKDGHGFLITDQEMRTNIPGIYAAGDIRSKTCRQVASAVGDGAVAAHNMMSYLEHHGK from the coding sequence ATGAAGACCTTCGACGCCGTGGTTATCGGGGGCGGTCCGGCCGGCATGACGGCCGCCCTCTATTTGCTGCGTTCCCACCTCAATGTCGCCCTGGTCGAGAAGCTCTCGACCGGCGGGCAGATGCTCATGACCGAGCGCATCGACAACTACCCCGGGTTCCCCGAAGGAATCGAGGCCTGGGAGCTTGCCGACCGCATGGCCGCTCAGGTCAAGAGCTGGGAACACGAGGAATCCGCCCGCTTCAATGACGAGGTCAAGGCCATCGAACCCGGCGAGGAACTGCACAAGGTGCTCGTGGGCGACGAATGGATAGCGGGCAGGGTCGTGCTCATCTGTTCCGGAGCCCAGTACCGGCGCCTCGGGCTGCCCGGCGAGAAGGAACTGACCGGCCGCGGCGTGTCGTACTGCGCCTTGTGCGACGGAAACTTCTTCAGGGACAAGGAAGTCGCCGTCATCGGCGGCGGCAATTCCGCCCTGGAGGAGGCGCTGTACCTTGCCCGTCTGGTCAAGAAGCTGCACCTCATCCATCGCCGCGACGACTTCCGGGCCACGAAGTGCTACCAGAACAAGTGCTTCGTGAACCCCAAGATGCAGATACTGCGCAGTTCGGTCGTGCTGCGCATCCTCGGCGAGACCGAGGTCACGGGAATAACCCTCCAGGACCTCAAGAACGGCGAGATCCGCGACATCCCCCTGGACGGCGTGTTCATCTTCGTCGGCTTCGAGCCGCAGGGGAGCGCCTTCTTCCCGGAGAGTCTGCAGAAGGACGGCCACGGCTTCCTCATCACCGACCAGGAAATGCGCACCAACATTCCCGGCATCTACGCCGCCGGCGACATCCGCTCCAAGACCTGCCGCCAGGTCGCGTCCGCCGTGGGCGACGGAGCAGTGGCTGCGCACAATATGATGTCCTATCTGGAACACCATGGTAAATAA
- the fusA gene encoding elongation factor G, with the protein MAKAPLDLVRKLRNIGIIAHIDAGKTTLTERILFYSGRIHRMGEVHEGTATMDYMPEEQERGITITSACTYCQWGDTRINIIDTPGHVDFTIEVERALRVLDGAVGVFCAVSGVEPQSETVWRQSQKYHVPKLAFVNKMDRLGADFAAVLEAMREKLGAKPLPLSVPHGEGQDFSGVFDLVDRQHLSFGADDQGATVERRAPSEEEEAFLAPWRERMLETLAEEDEEFLELYLSGEDVSAEAVRAAVRRATLSLKLTPVLCGSALRNSGVQPVLDAVRDYLPSPLDVPPVQALDPLAREKVGLSTDASGPLAALAFKVSMESGRKHVYLRLYSGRLEAGQEVYNATQDKDERAARLFRMHADRKEKLDEAVAGDIVAVAGLRFARTGDTICLRGAPLVLERISTYTPVISLALEPRNSEEGDKLLEALNHFLLEDPTLHVAHDEETGQLVLSGMGELHLEVMLERLGREYGLKPRAGRPQVVRQETVSRTAGAESEFDKMLGDAAHYGFVVLSVEPRSRGKGQDIVFEFDQTLWPEAFTTAVAEGLSDGLQSGTQGNPVCDVRVRVREMRGKDKRESAVGFRLAASMALREALAKAGPVALEPIMKVEVAVPGEFVGDVIGLFGSKGAKIENMYDHAGQKVVQALAPLSGLFGFSTALRSATQGRAGMVMSFERFDVLG; encoded by the coding sequence ATGGCCAAGGCCCCGCTGGACTTGGTGCGCAAGCTGCGCAATATCGGCATCATCGCCCACATCGACGCGGGCAAGACGACCCTTACCGAGCGCATTCTTTTCTACAGCGGGCGCATCCACCGCATGGGCGAGGTCCACGAAGGCACGGCCACCATGGACTACATGCCCGAGGAGCAGGAGCGGGGCATCACCATCACCTCGGCCTGCACCTACTGCCAGTGGGGCGACACGCGCATCAACATCATCGACACCCCGGGCCACGTCGATTTCACCATCGAAGTCGAGCGCGCCCTGCGCGTGCTCGACGGCGCCGTGGGCGTGTTCTGTGCCGTGTCCGGCGTGGAGCCCCAGAGCGAGACCGTCTGGCGCCAGTCGCAGAAATACCACGTGCCCAAACTCGCCTTCGTGAACAAGATGGACCGGCTGGGCGCGGACTTCGCCGCCGTGCTCGAGGCCATGCGGGAGAAGCTGGGCGCCAAGCCCCTGCCGCTTTCCGTGCCGCACGGGGAAGGGCAGGACTTCAGCGGTGTCTTCGACCTGGTGGACCGGCAGCACCTCTCCTTCGGCGCGGACGACCAGGGAGCCACCGTGGAGCGCCGCGCGCCGAGCGAGGAGGAAGAGGCCTTTCTGGCCCCATGGCGCGAGCGCATGCTCGAGACCCTGGCCGAGGAGGACGAGGAGTTCCTGGAACTCTATCTGTCCGGCGAGGACGTTTCCGCCGAGGCGGTGCGGGCGGCCGTACGCCGGGCCACCCTGTCCCTCAAGCTGACGCCTGTCCTGTGCGGATCCGCTTTGCGCAACTCCGGAGTGCAGCCGGTTCTCGACGCCGTGCGCGACTACCTGCCGAGTCCGCTGGACGTGCCCCCCGTACAGGCCCTGGATCCCCTCGCCCGCGAGAAGGTCGGCCTGTCCACGGACGCCTCCGGCCCCCTTGCCGCCCTGGCCTTCAAGGTCAGCATGGAGAGCGGGCGCAAGCACGTCTATCTGAGGCTCTACTCCGGGCGGCTCGAGGCCGGACAGGAGGTCTACAACGCCACCCAGGACAAGGACGAGCGCGCCGCGCGTCTCTTCCGCATGCACGCGGATCGCAAGGAGAAGCTCGACGAGGCCGTGGCGGGCGACATCGTGGCCGTGGCCGGACTGCGTTTCGCCCGCACAGGCGACACCATCTGCCTGCGCGGCGCTCCCCTGGTCCTCGAACGCATCTCCACCTACACCCCGGTCATTTCGCTGGCGCTCGAGCCGCGCAACTCCGAAGAAGGCGACAAGCTGCTCGAGGCCCTGAACCATTTCCTGCTCGAAGACCCGACCCTGCACGTTGCCCACGACGAGGAGACGGGACAACTCGTCCTTTCCGGCATGGGCGAGCTGCACCTTGAAGTGATGCTTGAACGTTTGGGCCGCGAATACGGACTCAAGCCTCGCGCGGGCAGGCCCCAGGTGGTGCGCCAGGAGACCGTCTCCAGGACGGCCGGGGCGGAATCCGAGTTCGACAAGATGCTCGGCGACGCCGCCCATTACGGATTCGTCGTGCTCTCGGTCGAGCCGCGGAGCCGGGGCAAGGGACAGGACATCGTTTTCGAGTTCGACCAGACGCTGTGGCCCGAGGCCTTCACGACGGCAGTGGCCGAAGGGCTCTCGGACGGGCTGCAGAGCGGCACCCAGGGCAACCCTGTCTGCGACGTGCGCGTGCGCGTGCGCGAGATGCGCGGCAAGGACAAGCGGGAGAGCGCCGTGGGCTTCCGCCTGGCCGCGTCCATGGCCCTCAGGGAGGCGCTGGCCAAGGCCGGTCCCGTGGCGCTCGAGCCGATCATGAAGGTCGAGGTGGCCGTGCCCGGCGAGTTCGTGGGCGACGTCATCGGGCTTTTCGGCAGCAAGGGCGCCAAGATCGAGAACATGTACGACCATGCCGGCCAGAAGGTGGTCCAGGCCTTGGCGCCGCTTTCGGGTCTTTTCGGCTTTTCCACGGCCCTGCGCTCGGCCACGCAGGGTAGGGCGGGCATGGTCATGAGCTTCGAGCGTTTCGACGTGCTGGGGTGA
- the tsaD gene encoding tRNA (adenosine(37)-N6)-threonylcarbamoyltransferase complex transferase subunit TsaD: MPVLGIETSCDETGLALVEQGRVRAERLASQADMHSLFGGVVPELASREHMRVIEPLYEALMADAGLRASDLSGIAVARGPGLLGSLLVGLGFAKGLALALDLPLVGVNHLHAHLLAAGIERPISFPGLGLLVSGGHTHLYRMESPTRFRLLGRTLDDAAGEAFDKAAKAANLPYPGGKYVDELSRDAKPVPGLFPKPYVDNDNLDFSFSGLKTAFAQLIEKRPHLRLPRLAAGVAEEGGLGVPSAIRDELGAVLASLSHSIAETLRIKTERALDRMPDASCLVMAGGVAANGMLRKTMADMAERRGIDFLVPGRELCTDNASMIAYAGERLFAAGLRHDLMLDAIARGRPVPDDYRRVPENP; this comes from the coding sequence ATGCCGGTCCTGGGAATCGAGACTTCCTGCGACGAGACCGGACTGGCGCTCGTCGAACAGGGCAGGGTGCGTGCCGAACGCCTGGCTTCCCAGGCCGACATGCACTCCCTGTTCGGCGGCGTCGTGCCGGAGCTCGCCTCGCGCGAGCACATGCGCGTCATCGAGCCCCTGTACGAGGCGCTCATGGCCGATGCGGGACTCCGCGCGTCCGACCTCTCGGGCATCGCCGTGGCGCGCGGTCCGGGGCTGCTCGGCAGCCTGCTCGTGGGGCTCGGCTTCGCCAAGGGACTGGCCCTCGCCCTGGACCTGCCGCTGGTCGGCGTCAACCATCTGCACGCCCACCTGCTCGCCGCCGGCATAGAGCGGCCCATCTCCTTTCCCGGCCTCGGTCTCCTCGTCTCGGGCGGGCACACGCACCTGTACCGCATGGAATCCCCCACCCGCTTCAGGCTGCTCGGCCGCACGCTGGACGACGCGGCGGGCGAGGCCTTCGACAAGGCGGCCAAGGCGGCCAACCTGCCGTATCCAGGGGGGAAGTACGTGGACGAGCTCTCGCGGGACGCGAAGCCTGTGCCGGGGCTCTTCCCGAAGCCCTACGTCGATAACGACAACCTCGATTTCAGCTTCAGCGGGCTCAAGACGGCCTTCGCCCAGCTCATCGAGAAGCGCCCGCATCTGCGGCTGCCGCGCCTTGCGGCCGGAGTGGCGGAGGAGGGCGGACTCGGCGTGCCCTCGGCGATACGCGACGAGCTCGGCGCGGTGCTGGCCTCGCTCTCGCACAGCATCGCCGAGACGCTGCGCATCAAGACCGAGCGGGCGCTGGACCGCATGCCCGACGCCTCCTGCCTGGTCATGGCCGGCGGAGTGGCTGCCAACGGCATGCTGCGCAAGACCATGGCGGACATGGCCGAGCGCCGGGGCATCGACTTCCTGGTTCCGGGCAGGGAGCTGTGTACTGACAATGCCTCCATGATCGCGTATGCTGGCGAACGGCTGTTTGCGGCCGGTCTCCGCCACGACCTGATGCTGGACGCTATCGCGCGCGGTCGTCCGGTTCCGGACGACTACCGCCGCGTACCCGAAAATCCTTGA
- a CDS encoding DUF2062 domain-containing protein, protein MNGNRVRERAWWQRLQRRARLLRLQVLRVRAEPEVVARGVACGIFAGWLPAIPLFPLQIVTALVLSFLVRGSKIAAFAATWISNPLNWVVFYLIDFKVGSLFSPFGELDLNVRFDDLHAAAVQLADVSWKGLVVMGIGGTMIGVPCAILSYFVALPLIRGYRKRRTLRILRKKTSV, encoded by the coding sequence ATGAACGGGAACCGCGTGCGCGAGCGCGCCTGGTGGCAACGCCTGCAGCGCAGGGCCAGGCTCCTCCGGCTTCAGGTCCTGCGCGTCAGGGCCGAGCCCGAGGTCGTGGCGAGGGGGGTGGCCTGCGGCATCTTCGCCGGTTGGCTGCCGGCGATTCCCCTTTTTCCTCTGCAGATCGTCACCGCGCTGGTCCTCTCCTTCCTCGTGCGCGGCAGCAAGATAGCGGCCTTCGCCGCCACCTGGATATCCAACCCCCTCAACTGGGTCGTCTTCTACCTCATCGACTTCAAGGTCGGCAGCCTCTTCTCGCCCTTCGGGGAACTGGACCTGAACGTCCGCTTCGACGACCTCCATGCGGCGGCCGTGCAGCTCGCCGACGTGAGCTGGAAGGGGCTGGTCGTGATGGGCATCGGCGGGACCATGATCGGCGTGCCCTGCGCCATCCTCTCCTACTTCGTCGCCCTGCCGCTGATCCGCGGCTACCGCAAGCGCAGGACCCTGCGCATCCTGCGCAAGAAGACCAGCGTGTGA
- the fbp gene encoding class 1 fructose-bisphosphatase, whose amino-acid sequence MPEVNVTEHLLLNQKKSPMARGQFTHLLNQLILSFKIISREVTKAGLVDVLGFTGEINVQGEEVKKLDEYSNNVLIHRMSRAGVICAMSSEENEGIIEIPAGFPTGDYVLIFDPLDGSSNIEANINIGTIFSVYRRKTPSEQPATLEDLLQQGVNQVAAGYCLYGSSTMMVMTTGSGVHGFTLDPSVGEFLLSHPDIKIPERGSIYSINEGYTRYWDAATREVVDYFKEIDNERKSPYSSRYIGSLVADFHRTLLYGGVFLYPADMRDPKKPKGKLRLMSEANPLSFVAEQAWGLATDGVHRILDIQPTALHQRVPLIIGSPLEVEKVREIYRKHGY is encoded by the coding sequence ATGCCTGAAGTCAATGTTACCGAACACCTGCTGCTCAATCAGAAAAAATCGCCCATGGCGCGTGGTCAGTTCACGCACCTGCTCAATCAGCTCATCCTCTCCTTTAAGATCATCTCGCGCGAGGTGACCAAGGCCGGCCTCGTCGACGTGCTCGGGTTCACCGGCGAGATCAACGTGCAGGGCGAGGAGGTCAAGAAGCTGGACGAGTACTCGAACAACGTGCTCATCCACCGCATGTCCCGCGCGGGCGTCATCTGCGCCATGTCCTCGGAGGAGAACGAGGGGATCATTGAGATTCCGGCCGGTTTCCCCACGGGCGACTACGTGCTGATCTTCGACCCGCTGGACGGCTCCTCCAACATCGAGGCCAACATCAACATCGGGACGATCTTCTCGGTCTACCGCCGCAAGACGCCCTCGGAGCAGCCCGCCACCCTGGAAGACCTCCTGCAGCAGGGCGTGAACCAGGTGGCCGCCGGCTACTGCCTGTACGGCTCCTCGACCATGATGGTCATGACCACGGGCAGCGGCGTGCACGGTTTCACCCTGGACCCGAGCGTGGGCGAGTTTCTGCTTTCGCACCCGGACATCAAGATTCCGGAGCGCGGCTCCATCTACAGCATCAACGAGGGATACACGCGCTACTGGGATGCGGCCACGCGCGAGGTTGTGGACTACTTCAAGGAGATCGACAACGAGCGCAAGAGCCCCTACAGCTCGCGCTACATCGGCTCCCTGGTGGCCGACTTCCACCGCACGCTGCTCTACGGCGGCGTCTTCCTCTACCCCGCGGACATGCGCGATCCCAAGAAGCCCAAGGGCAAGCTGCGCCTGATGTCCGAGGCCAATCCGCTTTCCTTCGTCGCCGAGCAGGCCTGGGGCCTGGCCACGGACGGCGTGCACCGCATACTGGACATCCAGCCCACCGCGCTGCACCAGCGGGTGCCGCTGATCATCGGCTCGCCCCTCGAGGTCGAGAAGGTGCGCGAGATCTATCGCAAGCACGGGTATTGA
- a CDS encoding outer membrane protein assembly factor BamD encodes MVNKHTIRAAALLCLVLLLSGCALIDRYFMEAPADTAQELYENGNEAMQNKKYEDAADYFQKLKDRYPFSPYTLQAELSLGDAWFLAEKYGEASAAYKEYESLHPRSEHIPYVLFQVGVSDYKQFASIDRPQTNINEALEYFYRLKEEHPDTKYAKESDYYIDKCRRFLADHELYVADFYWKNEQYGPAWNRYEFVSQNFKDLPDIVQYAQKMSQLAYFEYQKNRSENERAKEHGSWKQWFDWL; translated from the coding sequence ATGGTAAATAAGCATACTATCCGCGCCGCAGCGCTTCTCTGCCTGGTCCTTCTGCTTTCGGGCTGCGCCTTGATAGACAGGTACTTCATGGAGGCGCCTGCGGATACGGCGCAGGAGCTGTACGAAAACGGCAACGAGGCCATGCAGAACAAGAAGTACGAGGATGCGGCCGACTACTTCCAGAAGCTCAAGGACCGCTATCCTTTCAGCCCCTATACCCTGCAGGCCGAGCTTTCCCTCGGCGACGCGTGGTTCCTGGCCGAAAAGTACGGAGAAGCCTCAGCCGCGTACAAGGAATACGAGTCGCTGCATCCGCGCAGCGAGCATATTCCCTACGTGCTCTTCCAGGTCGGGGTGAGCGACTACAAGCAGTTCGCCTCCATCGACAGGCCTCAGACGAACATCAACGAGGCCTTGGAATACTTCTACCGCCTCAAGGAAGAGCACCCGGACACCAAGTACGCCAAGGAATCCGACTATTACATCGACAAGTGCCGCCGCTTCCTGGCGGACCACGAGCTGTACGTCGCGGATTTCTACTGGAAGAACGAACAGTATGGCCCGGCCTGGAACCGCTACGAATTCGTCTCGCAGAACTTCAAGGATCTTCCGGACATCGTGCAGTACGCCCAGAAGATGTCCCAGCTCGCCTATTTCGAGTATCAGAAGAACCGCTCCGAAAACGAGCGGGCCAAGGAGCACGGGAGCTGGAAGCAGTGGTTCGACTGGCTGTGA
- the rsmA gene encoding 16S rRNA (adenine(1518)-N(6)/adenine(1519)-N(6))-dimethyltransferase RsmA, with product MTDSPSRPEYARAKRSLGQNFLVDTNMARRIVASAGPFDGADAPAVLEIGPGHGALTGLLLEAGAERVMVLEKDRELARALKARLPRVGVIMGDGLTFGWEGLSGLPGLRLIGNLPYNVASPMLWEIVSRARGWSRAVFMVQYEVGRRIVARPGCGEYGALSVWLQAFSTPRLLFKVPPHVFRPQPKIDSAVLEFVPRPPEEWPASPKSLANILSLCFQKRRKQLKSILKKYFDDALASDFEARGISPQARPEELATHQFVWLGERIFSHFLLDLVEKI from the coding sequence ATGACCGACTCCCCCTCCCGGCCCGAATACGCGCGGGCCAAGCGCAGCCTGGGCCAGAACTTCCTCGTGGACACGAACATGGCCCGGCGCATCGTCGCGTCCGCCGGTCCGTTCGACGGGGCCGACGCACCTGCGGTGCTCGAGATAGGCCCCGGCCACGGCGCGCTCACCGGGCTTCTCCTCGAGGCCGGGGCGGAGCGGGTCATGGTACTCGAGAAGGACCGCGAGCTCGCCCGAGCGCTCAAGGCGCGCCTGCCCCGGGTCGGCGTGATCATGGGAGACGGCCTCACCTTCGGCTGGGAAGGGCTCTCCGGCCTGCCGGGCCTGCGTCTCATCGGCAATCTGCCCTACAACGTGGCCTCGCCCATGCTCTGGGAGATCGTCTCCCGGGCCAGGGGGTGGAGCAGGGCGGTCTTCATGGTCCAGTACGAGGTCGGCAGGCGCATCGTGGCCCGACCGGGCTGCGGGGAATACGGCGCCCTGTCCGTCTGGCTGCAGGCCTTCTCCACGCCGAGGCTTCTTTTCAAGGTCCCGCCGCATGTTTTTCGGCCGCAGCCGAAAATAGATTCTGCGGTACTCGAGTTCGTGCCGCGGCCGCCGGAAGAGTGGCCCGCATCTCCGAAAAGTCTCGCGAACATCCTTTCGTTGTGCTTCCAGAAACGACGTAAGCAGTTGAAATCAATACTTAAAAAATACTTCGACGATGCCCTGGCGAGCGACTTCGAGGCCCGGGGGATATCCCCTCAAGCGCGCCCCGAAGAGCTTGCGACACACCAGTTTGTCTGGCTAGGTGAGCGCATTTTCTCGCATTTCCTCCTTGACTTGGTCGAAAAAATTTAG
- a CDS encoding trehalose-6-phosphate synthase: MQNSFSVRLVVVSNRLPVSLARDDKGWTVKAGAGGLVTALAPVLMNRGGLWIGWAGAAADADLKKLLGDFSQDAGYDLHPVFLSQEEIGDYYHGFSNEIIWPLFHDFQARCNFKPAYWRSYLDVNLRFAEVTARHSRDSDYIWVHDYHLMHLAFMLRNMGVERNCGFFLHIPFPSPDIFLKLPWRDKIIRALLEYDLVGFQTHRDRRNFVECMEALVPDARHSGRGNIVSISWKNRTIRAGSFPISIDFNSFASMAAAKDVVKSAEEIREALRHRKIILGVDRLDYTKGIPERLESIRQLFLSYPDLCEKLTFVQIAVPSREVIPEYLALKTEIEQLVGEINGQFTRPGWIPIHYQYRSLPRRELVAYYRAADMALVTPLRDGMNLVAKEYCAANVTQSGMLFLSEFAGAAAQLQKVGATLVNPHDVEGVARAIQRGFYLDTRERHSRMAKLRDSIRRNNIFWWVDSFLQAAFARQLDDFPQDTVDFRTSTYE, from the coding sequence ATGCAGAATTCTTTCTCGGTCCGGCTGGTGGTGGTGTCGAACCGCCTGCCCGTGTCCCTGGCGCGGGATGACAAGGGCTGGACGGTGAAGGCCGGGGCAGGGGGGTTGGTCACGGCACTGGCTCCGGTGCTCATGAACCGTGGCGGGCTTTGGATAGGCTGGGCCGGGGCAGCGGCGGACGCCGACCTGAAGAAGCTCCTCGGCGACTTCTCCCAGGACGCCGGATACGACCTGCACCCCGTGTTCCTGAGCCAGGAGGAGATCGGCGACTACTACCACGGCTTCTCGAACGAGATCATCTGGCCCCTGTTCCACGATTTTCAGGCGCGCTGCAACTTCAAGCCCGCCTACTGGCGCAGCTATCTCGACGTGAACCTGCGTTTCGCCGAGGTCACGGCGCGCCACAGCCGCGACTCGGACTACATCTGGGTGCACGACTACCACCTCATGCACCTGGCCTTCATGCTGCGCAACATGGGCGTGGAGCGCAACTGCGGCTTCTTCCTGCACATTCCTTTTCCCTCCCCGGACATCTTCCTCAAGCTTCCCTGGAGGGACAAGATCATCCGGGCGCTTCTGGAGTACGATCTCGTCGGCTTCCAGACGCACCGTGACCGCCGCAACTTCGTGGAGTGCATGGAGGCGCTCGTTCCCGACGCGCGCCACAGCGGCCGGGGCAACATCGTCTCCATTTCCTGGAAGAACCGCACCATCCGGGCGGGCTCGTTTCCCATCAGCATCGACTTCAACAGCTTCGCCTCCATGGCCGCGGCCAAGGACGTGGTCAAGTCCGCGGAGGAGATCCGTGAGGCCCTGCGGCACAGGAAGATCATCCTGGGCGTGGACCGCCTGGATTACACCAAGGGCATACCGGAGCGCCTGGAGTCCATCCGTCAGCTCTTCCTTTCCTACCCCGACCTGTGCGAGAAGCTGACCTTCGTGCAGATCGCCGTACCGAGCAGGGAGGTCATCCCGGAATATCTGGCCCTGAAGACGGAGATCGAGCAGCTCGTGGGCGAGATCAACGGCCAGTTCACCCGGCCCGGATGGATTCCCATCCACTACCAGTACCGCAGCCTGCCGCGCCGCGAGCTGGTGGCCTACTACCGGGCCGCGGACATGGCCCTGGTCACGCCGCTGCGCGACGGCATGAACCTCGTGGCCAAGGAATACTGTGCCGCCAACGTCACCCAGAGCGGCATGCTCTTTCTCTCCGAGTTCGCCGGGGCCGCCGCCCAGCTGCAGAAAGTCGGCGCCACCCTCGTCAATCCCCACGACGTCGAGGGCGTGGCCCGGGCGATCCAGCGGGGATTCTACCTGGACACGCGGGAGCGCCACTCGCGCATGGCCAAGCTCAGGGACTCGATTAGACGCAACAACATCTTCTGGTGGGTCGACTCCTTCCTGCAGGCCGCCTTCGCCCGGCAGCTCGACGACTTCCCGCAGGATACGGTGGACTTTCGGACCAGCACCTATGAGTGA
- the rpsU gene encoding 30S ribosomal protein S21: MPGVILDDSDNFDIALRRFKKQIEKAGVLSELKKRQHYEKPSVQRKKKKAAARKRLLKKMRKMNMQ; encoded by the coding sequence TTGCCCGGAGTCATTCTCGACGATAGCGACAACTTCGACATCGCTCTTCGCCGCTTCAAGAAGCAGATCGAAAAGGCGGGCGTGCTGTCCGAGCTCAAGAAGCGTCAGCACTACGAAAAGCCCAGCGTGCAGCGCAAGAAGAAGAAGGCCGCTGCCCGCAAGCGTCTGCTCAAGAAGATGCGCAAGATGAACATGCAGTAA
- the trxA gene encoding thioredoxin, translating into MAIQVTDSNFEAEVLQCDLPVLVDFWAPWCGPCRALGPVIEELAGEYTGQVKIVKMNVDENPNTPSKYGIRAIPTLILFKGGEVLDQVTGAVSKSSIKEMISQKAL; encoded by the coding sequence ATGGCTATTCAGGTGACCGACAGCAACTTCGAGGCTGAAGTGCTGCAGTGCGACCTTCCCGTTCTGGTGGATTTCTGGGCACCCTGGTGCGGCCCGTGTCGTGCCCTTGGCCCCGTCATCGAGGAGCTGGCCGGCGAGTACACCGGTCAGGTCAAGATCGTGAAGATGAACGTGGACGAGAACCCGAACACCCCGAGCAAGTACGGCATCCGCGCCATTCCCACCCTGATCCTGTTCAAGGGCGGCGAGGTCCTGGACCAGGTCACCGGTGCCGTCTCCAAGTCCAGCATCAAGGAAATGATCAGCCAGAAAGCGCTGTAA
- a CDS encoding HU family DNA-binding protein: MTKAELVAKIADKASTTKANAERALNSFLEAVEATLVKEGKLTLTGFGTFVVEERKARTGRNPRTGKAITIPATKVVKFRPGKLLKDAVK, encoded by the coding sequence ATGACGAAGGCTGAACTGGTTGCCAAGATCGCGGACAAGGCTTCCACCACCAAGGCGAATGCCGAGCGCGCCCTGAACTCTTTTCTGGAGGCCGTCGAGGCCACGCTGGTCAAAGAGGGCAAGCTGACCCTGACCGGTTTCGGCACGTTTGTCGTTGAGGAGCGCAAGGCCCGCACCGGCCGCAACCCCCGCACCGGCAAGGCCATCACCATCCCCGCGACCAAGGTCGTGAAGTTCCGCCCGGGCAAGCTCCTGAAGGACGCCGTGAAGTAG